The Xiphophorus couchianus chromosome 3, X_couchianus-1.0, whole genome shotgun sequence genome segment TCAACCGTAAAGGACGAAAATGTCATAACAAAATTGTAGAAGATTTTCAGGGCATCTTTGTCTTTGCATCGATCCTGTTTCTGTACTCTCagcttctctttctcttttttcagcttctctttctctttgctcagcatatctttcattttgttcagCTCCTCTTTCTCCTTGTGCAGATCCTTTGACTTTTTGATCAGCTCCTCTGTCTTTTTGCTCAGCTCTGCTTTCTTTGTGCTCAGCTCTGCTTTCTGCCTGTTCAgctcctctttctctttgttcaagtccactttctttttgttcagctcctctttctctttgttcaagtccactttctttttgttcagctcctctttctctttgttcaactttcctttatttttgttcagctcATCTTTCTCTTTGTTCAAGTTCACTTTCAATTTGTTCAGCTCCTCTTTCTCCTTGTTCAGCTCTAATTTATTTTCGTTCAGGTCTTTGTCCATATTCACTTTCAATTTGTTcagctcctctgttttcttgGTCAGCTCTGCTGTCTTTTTGCTCAGGTCATCTTTCTCTTTGTTCAGCTCCTTTGCCATTTTGTTCAGctcctctttctctttgctCAGCTCCCCCTTTTTTTGGCTCTGCTccactttcattttgtttaggTCGCCTTCCTCTTTGTTCAGTCCATCTTTCTCATTGCTCagcttctttttgtctttgctcaGCTCGTCTTTCTCTTTGTCCAGTTTGTCTTTCTCGTTGCTCagcttctttttgtctttgctcaGCTCGTCTTTCTCTTTGTCcagttttgctttctgtttgctCAGCTCATCTTTCTCTTTGCTCAGCCCTGCTTTCTCTTTGTTCAGCtccattatttttttgctgagcTCCTCTATCTTTTTGATcaactcttctttctttttgctcaacttatcttcttcttttttcagctCATCTTCCTCTTTGTTTAGCTGCTCTTTCTTTTTGATCAGCTCCTCTGTCTTTTTGCTCAGCTCATCTTTCTCTTTGTTCagcttatttatttctttgttcagctcctttgttttctcGCTGAGCCCCTCTTTCTTTTTGATCAGCTCCGCTTTCATTTTGTTCAGGTCTCCTTTCTGTTTGTTCAGTCTGTCTTTCTCTTTGCTCAgctcttctttgtctttgctcagcttgtatttttctttgttcagttcatctttctcttttcttatttcctctttctctttgctCAGCTCGtcattctttttcttcagtttgtctTTCTCAGTGTTCAGCTCCTTCTTCTCTTTGCTCAGCTTGTCTTTCTCTTTAATAAGTCCTGCTctctcatctttttctttcagctccTCTTTCCTTTTGCTCAGCTCCTCTTTCTCATTGCTCAgctcttttttctctttgcttagctcttcttcctcttcttttagcttctctttctctttgctcTGTTTCACTTGCTCTTTATTCAGctcatctctctctttcttcagCCCCTGTGTGTTACTAATCAGCTCCTCTCTGTCTTGGTTCACCTCCTCCTTCTTTTTGTTCacctcctctttctctttgctcagctcgtctctctctttcttcagCTCCTCTGTCTGTCGGTTCAGCTCCTCTATCTTATTGCTCAGCTCCTCGCTGACTTGAGTAAGCCTCTCTCGAGTAAGCCTCTCTCTTAACAGGCTCAGGAGTCTGTCTCGGATCACCTGCTCAATTTGGTTTTTCATCATCTTTCGTTCCTCAATCAGTCGCTTTTTGTCTGTTGCAAGGGTTTTGATATTTTCCATCTGATTGGCCGTCATCATACTCActataaacacacaaattaatcagaaagtCAGTGAATCTATCTGTATCAGAGAGcatcaaaatgttcagtttctctCTTAAACCCCTTTAGGATATCAGACCATATTCTTAGGATAGAACCAAAGGAcatttaactgattttaatatttcattaactCATTTATTTTGGGGGGCTGCGTGCTGGTAGCacagttgccttgcagcaatAAGATTCATTGATTGAGTCAGTGGGGTCCATATTTGTTGACTTTGCATATCCTCCCTGTTCATGTGTAGATTCTCTGCGGTACTCCGGCTTCTGAGAGGAAGCTGGGAGCCGACAGTCATGAGCCTGACAGCCTCATGACTGTCAGGCTCATTTGTCTCATTAAATTACCCTTAAGTATTCAGCCTTCATTAAATATGAGCCTGTTCATGAAAACAGCCATTTAATTTAGGACAAGTAATTAATAGACAATAAGTAActaaaaagagaataaatacaTCTTAAAAGATCCATGACTGGttgtaaaatgtgactttatttaataaatatttattttagatgtaaaaatacAGTAGTTTTCCTGTAGGCTGTTTAGTTTCAATAAATTTTAGTGATCTCcatgggtgaaaaatataacaagacatacattttttaacaaatatgagtTTTGACGCATGTTAAATATGGGGTCATGTGATGTGCTCTGCAGGATAGATGCATGGTTGCTGGCCTTCTAATGCTAATCATGTGAAATATATCCTAACCAAGAACCTGGCAGTGGAGACTGTGTCTAAGTGTGCAGTGACACTGGAGATGTCTTCATCGCCATTCCTTTTGCATGCTCAAGAAAGAAGTccaaaggaaaaagaaacaacccAATGCTAAAGCTAAGCTAAATAACCATGAGAATAGGGCAGCACTGGCAAACCGAGACCGGGAGTGGGActtgttgagaataaataattctgggTTTTtctctaatatatatatatgtgtatatatatattggatcattgaatgcttagagatgtataacatcaacaggactctgaaagccttcattgcaaactcgatgaagctgtggaaaaccacccttgaagccaactgcaaaccacttgcacaagtgtccatcaaatggggcatataccaaggagatgctctgtccccgctactgttctgcataggcctgaatcccctcagccaaattatcaacaagactggctacggataccgactcaaaaatggggccaacatcagtcaccttctctacatggatgacatcaagctgtatgccaagagtgagcgagacatcgactcactgattcacaccaccaggatctacagcacggacattgggatgtcattcggactagagaagtgtggtTGGCTGATCACCaagagggggaaggtcatccgaacagaaggggtctcactcccagaaggaacaatagcagacatagaggacagttacaagtacctaggtataccacaagcaaatggcaacctcgatgaggtcacaaggaaaggagccacagctaaatacctccaacgaataaggcaagtcctgagaagccagctcaatggcaagaacaaaatccgtgcgataaacagctatgccctgccagtaatcagataccctgctggaataattagctggccaaaggaggagataaaagccacggatattaagactagaaaactactaacaatgcatggagggttccatcccaaatccagcaccctgagactgtacacgagccgcaaggaaggaggcagaggactagtgagtgtgagaaccacagtccaggacgaaacaactaagatccataaatacatcagggacaaagcctcaacagacaatgtgctcagtgaatgtctcagacaacagggaacggaggttgaggtgccagagataccatcatgggaggacaagcccctacatgggatgtaccaccagcaaataacccaagtggctgatatcagtaaatcctaccaatggctggaaaaagctggactcaaggacagcacagaggccctcatcctggcagcccaggaacaggccctaaacaccagagcaatagaggcccagatctaccacaccagataagacccaaggtgtaggttgtgcaaggtggcccctgagacagtccagcacataacagcagggtgcaagatactggcagggaaagcgtacatggaacgacataaccaagttgcaggcatagtgtacagaaacatctgtgcagaatatggactggaaaccccgagatcaaagtgggaaacacccccaaaggtggcggagaacgccagagctaagatcctgtgggacttccagatccagacagacaaaatggtaatggcgaaccaaccagacattgtcgtagtggataaacaacagaggaaagccgttgtggtagatgtagcaataccaagcaactgcaacatcaggaaaaaggagcacgagaaactagagaaataccagggcctcagggaggaactggagagggcctggaaggtgaagaccacagtggtgcctgtggtcatcggggccctcggggcagtcacccccaaactggaccaatggctacaacagatccctggaacaacatcagacatctcagtccagaaatgtgcagtccttggcacagccaagatactgcgcaggaccctcaagctcccaggcctctggtagaggagccgagctcagaggataagaaccacccgcggtgggtgagaagggaattatatatatatctatatatatatatatatacacacacacatacagatcACATGTGCGCAAACTAAggctaaaggaaatgacatgttagGAGATACCCTCAAAGCTAAGgatgaaggaaatgacacactgGGGAACGCGTAGCTTAGACAGAGACTAACAAAGGGAAATATGTTGTTTGATGCCAATTTGCTCTGCTAGCCCATAAGGATAGCATGAACAATGGACCAactgtattttaatattaataaatggaattcatgaattcaacgcACTGACTCTTCCTCAACCTCACACATCAAGAACCTAGCTGGAGAAAGGATAATTCTCCAAACAAGATGGAGGCACTGCTGGTATGTATGAAGGTTAGTCAAACTCTTGGTCGACCCACAGAAACAAAAGGTAAAtagaaatttttatttgtgtaattgAACTTAACTAAATTGAGAGGACTGGTGTCTGGGGTGTTCTGTAAGGATACAGCGTAGTTTTATGGTGAAATAATGGATTTAAtggaataaaaggaaaaaggtGCATCTGGGCTCTGCAGCCCTGTATCCGGCGAACCTGACATGGGGCCGGCAGATGTGTTCTTCCAGGGCAGAGTTGGACACTCAAAGTCGTAGGGCAGCTTTAGACATCCCTCTAGTTTTATAGTTTATGGGAAGCACCAACACTGATTATTTGGGATGTGGGCCCAATGAGGAGACTGATCTCTTCAGTGGAAAGGAAATGCTGGCATGCTGACCCCGAAAATCTATCTCCTATGTGCGCATAACTTCTTTCAGTGTGTGcagttattttttcattaataaacaTGAGTTTGCTGACGTCATGTATCTGAATCTTTTTTAACATACGCAGAAGCTATTTCTACTTTCTGCGTCTCTGCTTGCTTTTGGTGTTGAGATGACCTCTGTGCTTGCTGCAAGTTGTGCTGCTGTAAGTATTGAATGCTTGTTGTCTGTACATGGAGAGAAAGGAATACATTTGCGTGCAGCTGTGAACtttgtgagtttttatttataaattttgtGATTAGTGTATGCGCTTGAAAATGAGGAGAAGTATGTGATtcggaaaatacatttttggttattttctaaataaaatcaatacaaaTTGGGAAACTCCACATTTATAGTTAACCAATATCTTTATGCCAAACATTAgtgtgacaaacaaaaaattacttaaacagGTAAAATGagaatctttaaaaatgttgtgaatgaatgaatatttttgggtcatgttcttaaaaaaatgtaattcagatGGACTATTTGAACATTAAAGATCAactgatgtgaaaaaatatcttaaatcacagagaataaagttgtattctTTCTTTTATGAGGTGGTTGATTGTTCAATAAACACCCCCAACCAGTTTTGGTCAGACTGAAGCGGGGATTACATCCTGTAGCTTCTTGGAAAAGAAATGTGAGATTACTGTCTATCCAGCTCCTTCACACTCAGCATCAAACCACTCCAGTGCCTGGTGGAAGCAACCAGGCACTGGAGTGCCCCTCTATGAGCAAATATAAATAGCTTGTAGATGAGCAATTTATCTTTGCTCATCTATGAAAAGCAAAGATAAATTCCTGCAGTTCACAAGCCAGACATCCTCCTCTCCTCAACTACACCTTTAGCTCGTCCTTAAAAACTTTAGGACTTTGACAGGTTTCAAGCTTTCAGCAATAAGTTGAACTGATTCTTGGTAACACTTCAGTGTCCCTGACTTTTTGTCAACCCTCAGAACTCCTCCTACTGCTGAACGCTTGCATCCCAATGctttaaacctttaaatacTTGTTATAAAGGAAGCTACTTAAAATTCATTCTGTTGAAATGAAACTCACTGTAGACAAATTTTGCAGTCAGTATGGCACAAAGCAACCCAAAACACACCAACAACAGAGAAGAGAGCCGGAGTGCTGatgatttcatttcttcttcagCTGAAAAGGCAAAACAACGGAACCAataagttattgattaatcaatcaatgaaatttatttgtatagcacatttcagcaacaaggatgttcaaagtgctttaaatgatGAAAGCAGAAAGCCATCATAAATACATTGTGCTGTCAGCAATTGTGaaagcagaaacagattttacattttgtcaagtttcatcattaaaatcatcaaaacacatcgaatatgttggtcaatgttccagtgATTACTGGTCACTAGAAGTTTTAAATAGGTGGGGGTTTATCCTtgttttaaaggaactcagtgtttctgttgtgttgaagttttctggaagtttgttccagatttgtggtgcacagaagctgaaagctgtttcttcatgtttggttctaattctggggatgcagagcagaccaaaACCAGTCACTCTTAATATGGCTCTTTTAAATGTTCGCTCTTTCTtaaacaaatcttttattttaaattatctgATTTTAGATGCTAAACTTATCAGAAACGTGGTTGGACACAGAGGCACCAGCTGTGCTCATTGAGGcccattttaaattttctttttgtgatcaAAGTGGCAGGAAAGATGGTGGTACTgcttcaatatttaataattcaCTGGGTGAGCAGTACCCTTCATTTGAGCACCATGCCTTTGTTTTTAGCAACTTGCAAATACTTTGTATTACTGTCTACAGACCCCATGgagtttctgtcttttattcaTGCTAAATATAATAAGATTATTGTGACTGGTAATTTTAATCTACATGTTGATAGTCCATCTGACTCTTTGTCTAAacagtttctaaaaacattaaactgtatGGATTTTATTCAGCATGTCAACCAACCCCCTCACAACAGGTGCCAACCCTTGAACTCGTCATGACCTTTGGTCTGGCCTCTGGTGTGTCCTCTGTTGTTGACCTGGCTGTGTCTGACCATCGCTGTGTTTTTTACTGTCACTGATTTGATTCAGCGAGAGACTACGAACTGTTACGAGGCGCCATCTTACCTCTGAAGTGATTGATCATTTTATTAAGggtgttataaaaatatttctctgttaTTTCAGCTGCTTCTTGTGATTCTATGGTCaggaaatatttcaacaaaCTGAAATCTAACCTGGACCATGTACCTCTGTTAGTttcaaaaaacgtttttaataAACAACTATGCCCATGGAAAAATTAAGATATAAAGAAACTCAAAAGAAATTGCAGGAAAGCAGACAGGAAATGGAGGAGAAACAAACTGACAATTGACTACCAAACTACTACTAAAATTGTTA includes the following:
- the LOC114141699 gene encoding trichohyalin-like isoform X2, producing the protein MENNRDEDSSTVNVNNAKRPLNTEEEMKSSALRLSSLLLVCFGLLCAILTAKFVYMSMMTANQMENIKTLATDKKRLIEERKMMKNQIEQVIRDRLLSLLRERLTRERLTQVSEELSNKIEELNRQTEELKKERDELSKEKEEVNKKKEEVNQDREELISNTQGLKKERDELNKEQVKQSKEKEKLKEEEEELSKEKKELSNEKEELSKRKEELKEKDERAGLIKEKDKLSKEKKELNTEKDKLKKKNDELSKEKEEIRKEKDELNKEKYKLSKDKEELSKEKDRLNKQKGDLNKMKAELIKKKEGLSEKTKELNKEINKLNKEKDELSKKTEELIKKKEQLNKEEDELKKEEDKLSKKKEELIKKIEELSKKIMELNKEKAGLSKEKDELSKQKAKLDKEKDELSKDKKKLSNEKDKLDKEKDELSKDKKKLSNEKDGLNKEEGDLNKMKVEQSQKKGELSKEKEELNKMAKELNKEKDDLSKKTAELTKKTEELNKLKVNMDKDLNENKLELNKEKEELNKLKVNLNKEKDELNKNKGKLNKEKEELNKKKVDLNKEKEELNRQKAELSTKKAELSKKTEELIKKSKDLHKEKEELNKMKDMLSKEKEKLKKEKEKLRVQKQDRCKDKDALKIFYNFVMTFSSFTVEEFCPLNMRPKCLDCRKGWISFRGHCYWFSDTDQNSNFWNVSRDLCQYDSGYLAVIDDLEEQKFITKHAKPYSSKNQGYWIGLHHTLPGWFWVDGRKNTLDFWIKGIPPTSGAALHMPEKKAKESWRAENNAVENRFICEHPMTVWPYN
- the LOC114141699 gene encoding trichohyalin-like isoform X3 → MENNRDEDSSTVNVNNAKRPLNTEEEMKSSALRLSSLLLVCFGLLCAILTAKFVYMSMMTANQMENIKTLATDKKRLIEERKMMKNQIEQVIRDRLLSLLRERLTRERLTQVSEELSNKIEELNRQTEELKKERDELSKEKEEVNKKKEEVNQDREELISNTQGLKKERDELNKEQVKQSKEKEKLKEEEEELSKEKKELSNEKEELSKRKEELKEKDERAGLIKEKDKLSKEKKELNTEKDKLKKKNDELSKEKEEIRKEKDELNKEKYKLSKDKEELSKEKDRLNKQKGDLNKMKAELIKKKEGLSEKTKELNKEINKLNKEKDELSKKTEELIKKKEQLNKEEDELKKEEDKLSKKKEELIKKIEELSKKIMELNKEKAGLSKEKDELSKQKAKLDKEKDELSKDKKKLSNEKDKLDKEKDELSKDKKKLSNEKDGLNKEEGDLNKMKVEQSQKKGELSKEKEELNKMAKELNKEKDDLSKKTAELTKKTEELNKLKVNMDKDLNENKLELNKEKEELNKLKVNLNKEKDELNKNKGKLNKEKEELNKKKVDLNKEKEELNKKKVDLNKEKEELNRQKAELSTKKAELSKKTEELIKKSKDLHKEKEELNKMKDMLSKEKEKLKKEKEKLRQRER
- the LOC114141699 gene encoding trichohyalin-like isoform X1, with translation MENNRDEDSSTVNVNNAKRPLNTEEEMKSSALRLSSLLLVCFGLLCAILTAKFVYMSMMTANQMENIKTLATDKKRLIEERKMMKNQIEQVIRDRLLSLLRERLTRERLTQVSEELSNKIEELNRQTEELKKERDELSKEKEEVNKKKEEVNQDREELISNTQGLKKERDELNKEQVKQSKEKEKLKEEEEELSKEKKELSNEKEELSKRKEELKEKDERAGLIKEKDKLSKEKKELNTEKDKLKKKNDELSKEKEEIRKEKDELNKEKYKLSKDKEELSKEKDRLNKQKGDLNKMKAELIKKKEGLSEKTKELNKEINKLNKEKDELSKKTEELIKKKEQLNKEEDELKKEEDKLSKKKEELIKKIEELSKKIMELNKEKAGLSKEKDELSKQKAKLDKEKDELSKDKKKLSNEKDKLDKEKDELSKDKKKLSNEKDGLNKEEGDLNKMKVEQSQKKGELSKEKEELNKMAKELNKEKDDLSKKTAELTKKTEELNKLKVNMDKDLNENKLELNKEKEELNKLKVNLNKEKDELNKNKGKLNKEKEELNKKKVDLNKEKEELNKKKVDLNKEKEELNRQKAELSTKKAELSKKTEELIKKSKDLHKEKEELNKMKDMLSKEKEKLKKEKEKLRVQKQDRCKDKDALKIFYNFVMTFSSFTVEEFCPLNMRPKCLDCRKGWISFRGHCYWFSDTDQNSNFWNVSRDLCQYDSGYLAVIDDLEEQKFITKHAKPYSSKNQGYWIGLHHTLPGWFWVDGRKNTLDFWIKGIPPTSGAALHMPEKKAKESWRAENNAVENRFICEHPMTVWPYN